The DNA region GtgttccaccttgtagatgtaaagtcagagacagtaactgatctgttgttgcacagtttgtgttggtcgtcctcaaGTCCTTCATCTGTGAACCCAATTCTGCCCACAGGGTACTGCtggatggatatttttggttggtggactatcctCAGTCCTGCAGAGACACTGAGAGCTTTAAAAACTTTAGCAGTACTGCTGTGCCTGATTCTGTTGTACCAGCACAactcacagtaacacaccaaagtatgcagagcaaaagttggactacagtctataacTGAAATACAGTGTGCTcctgtatgttcagtggagctcAGATGAATGGATAGATAGTAAAAGTAGAAATTAGGAGGTGGTAATAATGTTATGGTCGATAGTTTTGTCCACATAAATGAAAATCTAGAAAAGCTTTAGTGACTGCTTTTTGACAACTAACATGGCcaaattaaagggaaaatctCTTTCATATTGAGGCATTACTCAAAGTGGTTCCAGCAGCCATTAATGTGGCAAGCTATATCATTTCCAATATGCAAATGTGTCACCAAAATGAGGTTTTCAGAACTTGATTTGATTAGctatttttttaatactatCAAATATAAATTTCCCTATAAGGTCTGAAGTCCTGTATTAGGTTTTTCTTAGTTATCAATACTTTATAGACCCAGTTTTGAGATGTTGTTTGTACGCTGTTGACATGTATTTTATGCACATATCATATTAGGTACAGTTTTAAGAAATGTGTCACTGTTCTGAGATCATACATATGGGTTATTTCTGCATGAGAATGAAGTATTTGGAGTAAGCAACATTCCTGAATGTTTCCTGAGAGAACAGGAAGCAAtaattcttttctttctctcctcagtCCCAGATAAGGCTATACAATTCACCTTATTTAGACGACCTATATAAGGGAGCTGTTTTATACTGAAGAGGGAGGTGAATGAAATTGACTTGAATCTCTCCCACCCCTTATGGCTGGTAAGatgctgggttttttttgtgaaataaaaatgtatttaaaactctAGACAGTGTCTGGCAGGgaatcatcttcatcatccacACCACACCACCCCCGGaagaaacacacaacactgtttTTCTCCTAAAGGCCAGAGGATGTCAGTGTTGAACTGTTTTGCGTGTGTGTAAATGAGAgtgaagggcagagagagagagagagagagagagagagagagagagagagagagagagagagagagagagatagtcaAGGAGTGAGTCTGATAGTAAATGAGGAACTAGGTGTTATCCTATATGCATAAATAACCACAATCACTTACTAACAGACATGTAAATTAATCTACACTGCATTTAGCACTTTGCAAAACGTTGGCAGTATATCttacttttcattttattaGTGGACCAGAAACCAGAGGTAAGTTTTTATGTGACTGTTCAGTGTTAGGGTTTGAATGGCATTGCTTAGAAATGTAATATTCAAATAAGCAGAAATACATCAATGTAATTTAGGTAATTTTTTTCAGGACTTCCAGCTTTGacataaatatttttccttCTATGCTTGTCCTAAGAGAAAAGAGAGCAAATGGATGTGTCGTCAGGACGACTAAATCAACTATCACGGTCATTGTAAGTGATGATTAAAAGACTTCTCAGTGTTTGAATCATTGTAGCttagattaaaaaaatgctAGCATAAAGTAGCTTAGCTAAGCATGCAGGTTTGTTTAAGCATAATTAAAGCCTCTACCTGAGGATCTCATTATACTTTTTGTTTTAAGCCTTTATAATAACAGGCCTTAACTGAGAGCAAATTAGCCTAACACTTTACTATTAATCATTTATACTTAAATGTTACCAATCGAATTATTGACCAGTGGCATACCATTAATCAGTAATtacttaaaattattaaaacctAATTATTATATAGTTTGTTTTaatcatgatttttttattttaaacacataccttcttacatgaaatgtaaatattaatcatttatttgcTTAAAATTAATGCATAATAAATAATGCTAAACTGTCTATGCTCActgtaatataattatatattttattactgtctTGCTGTTTTTTGATCCATGAATATTTTCTTAATGCTTAGTCAATCGTTAATTAGCTGCTAATACATAATTTTAAACACTACTAATCATTAAAGGAGCCTTTATTATGAAATTATAACTTATCATATTAGCCTATTATTACACTTAAACTGAAAATGTTTATGAAAACATCTTTGTTGTGTTTAATTATATGTATTCCACTAAgtaaacagtaaataatttaaatgttagGATAATAATGTACATGACAATAATATCATAgttaaatatctttaaaatctATAAGAAGCCTGTTTTTATTAAGTGctactgtatttgttttataaataaatcagcaGTTTATCTGCCCTCTATTGTTAAAGATTAATGATTCTGGgactataattattttatatattcatttatactTTTTAGAGCATCTGCTAAACAGTGTCTGTGGGTCTTGATGGCCTTTGCATGGAAGGCCTATTCCAAGCCCTGTCCATCAGATGCAGGTGAGATGTTCACTCTGATTGTTCTCTGTGTCCTGGTTTCCTGCGCCATCTCGGCTCTGCTGTTTGCATGGATGGTTTTCAGTTTGGCCTTTGATCATTTTGTGGCTAGTATtacagctgctgtgtgtgtgtgtgtgatggtgctACTGCTGATTCTGGTGCACCCAGTGCGCTGTGTGGTGACGGTGACTGTGCCTTCACTAGGCACCAAGCAAGGCCGGAAGATTCTTCTGTCTTCTGCATTGCTGTATGCTATCAGCTCCTGTGTGCCCAACATCACGCACAATGTAGGCCTCAGCCTCCACATGCTAAAGTGCAGTACGGGTAACATCACCCAAACTGTGCTGGCCTCCAGTAACGTGCCTGTTCAAGCTCTGAAAGACATTAAAGAAAAAGTGAATAGCATGCCCACCATTCAGAGCAGTGATTACTCATTGGAGCTGGAAAGCAATGTGGACATGACGGGCATGAAGCAAAGACTCTTCAAAGCATCTGAGAATGTGAGGACAGAGCTGGCTTTTCTACACAGAAGGATAGGCCAGATCTCCCAGATTGTCAAGAAAATATTCGCTGGACTCTTCATACTTCTAATGATTGGAAGTTCGGTGGCCTATGTGAACGGCTACTTGACCTACATTAAGTACGATAATGTGTATCAGTCACGTCAGCTGACAGAAGCTCTGCAGAGAGTCAGTGGTGATGTCACACTGCCCAAGAGTTACCAGAAGAAGCTGGTGAAGACCACCGGTGTCTGGATGAGCACACGTGAGCTAAAGCGTGGACTCTGGGGGGCGCTATCCCTGTTTGTCTATGCTTTCATGTGTGGACTCATTCTGGGCCTGGACCACTTAGTCTACGAGTCCCTCAATTCACTTCTGGCATGGACCTCCAACTTCCCAGATATAGAAGCTACTGTGTACATCAGCATGACTGTGAGTACAACAATAATATTCACATGTGTTAATGAAGTACAAAATTATGGATTGCGGCTGGTGAAATATCAAATTGTTAGAAATTATATGAAACACAAATTCCTAAAGCTCTATGGATAGTAAATTTctgaatttaatttttaaaaagtgttttttattattacaatcgtgaactacACTTTTAAGTACTGATCAAAATTTGTAAGAACATAATTAAGTTATTAACTGTCTCGTTGCTGTCAATAATGTTTGCATGTTATCTGTATTGACAGAAGATGTCCTCAGCAGGGCTCTGTAAGTTCTGTAATACAACTACTAACCACTACAGAAGCTTGCTagctttcagttttatttctctGACCATAGTTCGTTTAACCTAACCATGTCTGATAATAAGCAGAGGCCAGAGGCATGTCTCTGCTCTTTCCTTCAAAAACTGAAACCGAGTTCTAGTCAAAAATAGTGGAATGTTTTTACTTATGGTAAAACTTAATCCAACAGAACATTTTTGGaactgaataaattaaataaataataaaaaaaacaataaaatacttAATAGTACAGTTTTAGAGACTAAAATCTAAAGAATCTTGTCATGTGATGTGCGAAGAGATGAGGAAATGGAAGTATATATTTACTTATAGTCATACTACATCCTCTACAtcctcaaaataaattaaactaaacCCTAGATAAACATCAGGACGTTCAAACATGAACACTTAcagaaaaataagagaaaacaagagaacTAAAACAGAGACTGGGAAGACAACTGAGAAAGGCAAAGAGACTCGACACAACAAAGCTTATACAGAAACAGCAGAAAGCAAGACATGAACATAGGGATAACCAcaggaaataaattaaaataacaacTAAAGACAGGAAGAGAACAACACCAAGACAGAAACAATAGACCCGTGCATaacaaattacaacactgttactaCAGGGTAGTTTATGTAGAATGTAGAATATAAGCCCTTTAAGCAAAATTCTCTGTGaggcgtttggtgtgttctccttgtgtccgtgtgggttgcctccgggtgctccagtatGTCGATTGGCTAccccaaagtgtccataggtgtgagagtgtatgtgtatgtcaccctgtgaaggactggctctcactccagggtgtattcccaccttgcgccccatgatttcgggtgggctccagacccaccacacccctgaactgaataagcagttacagacaataaataaatgaataactatTACTAAATGACACATTCACAATAAAAGGCTTTAAATGACCTCTGAAGTGATAGTTCTCTGCTTTCATTGTATGTTCCTTTACCTATATTTCAGTTAACAAGTATAGTACCAGTACTTCAGTGGATTAACCCTAACAATGGAATGTATAAGCAATATCCCTACACCGTGCGGATGCTGCCACCAGGATGTGTTCAATCACTGTCTGCTCCTGAAAGCTCTACCCTGACCTCCATCAGTGTTTCCTT from Hoplias malabaricus isolate fHopMal1 chromosome 8, fHopMal1.hap1, whole genome shotgun sequence includes:
- the LOC136705602 gene encoding osteoclast stimulatory transmembrane protein-like, which produces MAFAWKAYSKPCPSDAGEMFTLIVLCVLVSCAISALLFAWMVFSLAFDHFVASITAAVCVCVMVLLLILVHPVRCVVTVTVPSLGTKQGRKILLSSALLYAISSCVPNITHNVGLSLHMLKCSTGNITQTVLASSNVPVQALKDIKEKVNSMPTIQSSDYSLELESNVDMTGMKQRLFKASENVRTELAFLHRRIGQISQIVKKIFAGLFILLMIGSSVAYVNGYLTYIKYDNVYQSRQLTEALQRVSGDVTLPKSYQKKLVKTTGVWMSTRELKRGLWGALSLFVYAFMCGLILGLDHLVYESLNSLLAWTSNFPDIEATVYISMTLTSIVPVLQWINPNNGMYKQYPYTVRMLPPGCVQSLSAPESSTLTSISVSFAIAVFMLLVEVFACRLRRKVCASFYSSREEQRTQFLLHKILEKRQKPVGNDD